The genome window CCCCCGCTTCTATGCCAGCGATCTCCTGGAGCAGATCCACGAGCGCCTCCTGACCCTGGAGCGGGAGGGCCGGGCCGCCCTCCTGATCCTGGACGAGGCCCACCTCATCCCCGGCAAGCCCACCTTCGAGGAGATCCGGCTCCTCACCAACTTCCAGCTCGACGACCGGAACCTGATCGCGGTGGTGCTGGTGGGCCAGACCGAGCTGCGCGACCGCTTGCGGCATCCCGCCTATCGGGCCCTGACCCAGAGGATCGGGGCCCAGTTCCACCTCACGCCCCTCTCCGCCGGGGATAGCCTCGCCTACCTAAAGCACCGCCTGGGGGTGGCGGGGGCGACGCGGCCCCTCTTCACCGACCACGCCCTCAACCGGCTTCACGAGGCCGCGGGGGGGATCCCGCGGGTCCTGAACCACCTGGCCACCCAGGCCCTGCTGGAGGGGATGGGACGGGGCGCGAGCCTCATCGACGAAGAGGTCGTGGCCGCAGTGACGGCGAACCAGGATTTCCTCGTGGCGGTGGGACGGTAATGGGCCGCATGTCCGAGGCTCGGAAGCGGGCGCGCCGCGCGGACGGCACGGGCCCCACGCCCCCCCCGGATGCGCAGGAGCCGGCCGGCGCCGCCCCCCCCGAACATTCCCCCGCTCCCCCCCCGGAGGAGATGGTCTTCCCCTCCGAGGCTCCCCCCGCCCCCTCCCATGCGCGGATCGAGCTGCCTCCCTCCGGGCTGGCCGCGGACATCCTGGCCCGGGAGGACGCGGCCGCGGTGGCCGTGGAGTCGGAGCCCTCGTCCCCCGAGCCCGCCCCCGCCGGGGCGGCCCGGGCCCACAGCGTCTCATTCTTCGCCGCCCCCGTCCGCGAGGAGCGGGCCGCGGCCGAGGCCACCGAGCACCTCGCGACTTTTTTCCTGGATCGTGAGGAATACGGGGTCGACGTCCGACTGGTGCAGGAGATCCGGCGGGTCACGGAGATCACCTCTATGCCCCGGGCGCCGGAGTTCATCAAGGGCGTGATCAACCTCCGAGGGCGCATCATTCCCGTGGTGGACCTCAAGAAGAAGCTGGGCCTGGGCGAGGTCGACCTCGCCCCCGCCTCCCGGATCGTGGTGGTAAAGATCCGCGAGCGCCTGCTCGGCCTGCTCGTGGATGGCGCCTCCCAGGTTCTCAAGATCCCGCTCTCCAGTATCGACTCTCCCCCCGAGGAGGTGGTGGAGAAAGGCGGGGACTACATCCGGGGGGTGGCCAAGCTCGAGAGGCGGCTGATCATCCTCGTGGACCTGCTCAAGATCCTGGCCCTCGAGCTCCAGGCCGCGGGCTCGCCGGCCGGAGAGGCCTGAGGGGTTAGGATGGTAGAAGCCGCCCCGGCGGGACAACCGACTTCACAAGGAGATCCATGACGATGCCGCGACTCGCGGTGGCTCTGGCCGTGGCCTCCCTACTGTCATCCCCTCTGGGGGCGGCGGAGGTGGCGGTCCTCAAGAGCACGGAGACGCCCGCCTGGCGTCCCGCCCTGGACGCCATGCGCCGGGTCGCGGTCGGCCACAATGTGACCGAGTACGACCTGCGCGGCGACCGGACGGAGGCCGAGAAGGTGCTGGCCACCTTCAAGGGCAAGCCCCTCATCATCGTCGCCATGGGTCCCCTCGCCGCCCAGCTCGTGAAGGATCTGGCCCCCGAGAGCTCGATGGTGTACTGCATGGTCCAGGACCCGGCCAAGGCCGGCCTTCTCACCCTCCCCAACGCGGCGGGGGTGGCCTACGCCATTCCCGTCAAGAATCAGCTCGCCGCTTTCCGGATGGTCTACCCCCGGGGCGTGCGCATCGGCGTGATCTACAGCGAGGAGGGGTCCGGTCGCCTGGTGCAGGAGGCCCAAAAGGCCGCCCTGGTGGTCCGCTTGGTGATCGTGACGCGCCCGGTGACGTCGGAGAAGGAGGTCCCCCAGGCGCTGCGCGTCTTGCTCAAGGGCGACGACGCCGCGGACGCGCTCTGGATGCCTCCCGACCCCCTCCTCCTGACCACGGAGACCCGGCGCTTCCTGTTGGCCGAGACCCTGAAGGCGGGCAAGCCCGTGCTCAGCTTCTCCCCCGCCCTGGTGGTGGAGGGGGCTCTCGCCAGCAGCGGCGCCGACGTGGCTTCTATCGGCGAGCAGGTGGGGGAGCTCGTGGCCCGGCTCGCGGCGGGAGAGAAAGGCATACGCGGCACCCTCCTGGTGCCGCGGGCGGAGCTCATGATCAACAAGAAGATCGCGGAGAAGCTGCGCATCGAGATCCCGGCCGACGCCCTTCGGGCCGCGGCGCGCGTTTTCTAGGAGGGGGCATGCGTCTGAGAGTGCGATCCGTGGGCACCAAGTTGACCCTCCTCGGCGCCAGCTTCGCCATCGTGGTGGGGGCGGTGTCGGTGGTCTACGACTACATCGCCAGCCAGCGCCTCATGCGTCAGGAGATGCTCAAGCGCGGGCGCTACATCGTAGGCAACCTGGCCTACAACAGCAAATACGGGGTGCTCACCGAGGACAAGCCCCTCCTGGCCCAATTCCTGGAGGGGGCGCTCTCCGGGGGGGGAAGAGAGGCGTCGGACGTGGTGGCGGCCATGATTCGGGACCAGAAGGGCGTCATCCTCGCCCAGAAGGGCCCACCCCTTGCCGACCTGCCCCCCACCCCCGCCGCGACCTTCGAGGAGAGGGAGACCGCCACCGTCGCCGGCGAGCCCGTCATCCTCTTCCGGGCTCCGGTCACCACCGACGTCGCCAGCGGGGGAGGCGACATGGCGGCCGAGCTCGGCGTGGCCGCCACCCCCAGCGGCCCCTCCCTCAAGGGGGGGGTCGAGGTTGCCATCAGCAAGGCGGTGATGGTCGCTCAGCAGCGACGCCAGGCCCTGGAGACTCTGGGCGTGGGCAGCCTGCTCATGGCCCTGGGCCTGGGCGGGGGCTGGTACCTCCTCGGGCGCTGGTTCCGTCCCCTGAAGCACATGGCCGAGGTATCCGAGGCGGTGGCCAAAGGGGATCTCATGGAGAGCCTGACCATCCAGACCGATGACGAGATCGGTACTCTGGCCCGCGGCCTGAACGAGATGGTGGCCAACCTGCGCCGGATCGTCGACAACATCCAGGAGGCGTCGGTTCAGGTAGCCTCTTCGGCGGGAGAGATCTCGGCCAACGCCAAGCTCATCATCCAGGGGGCGCAGGGGCAGGCGCAGGCCGCGGAGGAGACGTCCACGTCCATGGAGGAGATGGCGGCCTCCATCCAGACCGTGGCCAGCAACGCCCAGAGCCTCGCCAACTACGTGGAGGAGACCAGCAGCTCCGTCACCGAGATGGGGGCCTCCATCGAGCAGGTGGCCCGCTCCAGCGCCACCCTCGCGGGCACGGTGACGGAGGCCTCGGCCACCATCGAGCAGATGACGGTCTCCATCGATCAGATGGCCAAGAATCTGGAGAGCCTGGCCGGCACCGTCAACGAGACCACCGCCACCATGGAGGACATGACAAGCTTCATCGCCTCCGTGGCCCGCAACGCCGAGGCCTTGAGCAACGCCGCCCAGCGCACGAGCCACACCGTCTCCGAGATGGCGGGGGCGGTGAACGACGTGGCCAAGATGACCATCGAGGCGGACCGGATCAGCGGCAAGGCCTCGGAGGACGCCCGCACGGGAGGGGAGGCCGTGGCCCGGACCATCGAGGGGATGAAGAGCATCTCCGACACCATGGAGAACACGGCCCGCGTGATCACGGGCCTGGGCCGGCGCTCCCAGGAGATCGGCCGCATCCTGGAGGTGATCGAGGAGATCGCGGACCAGACCAACCTCCTCGCCTTGAACGCGGCCATCGAGGCGGCCCGAGCGGGGGAGGCGGGCCGTGGCTTCGCGGTGGTGGCGGATGAGGTGCGCAAGCTCGCGGAGCGGTCGGTGGAGGCGGCCAAGGAGATAGGGGACGTGGTGCGTCAGGTCCAGCAGGAGACGGGGGACGCGGTGGAAGTCGCCAAGGCAGGAGCGGCGGAGACCAAGCAGGGGATCTTGCTCGCGGACAAGGCGGGGCTGGCCCTGCGCAGCATCATCGACTCCGTGTCCCGCTCCAGCCAGCTCATGGCCGAGATCGCGGCCGCCACCTCCAAGCAGTCCCAGGCCTCGTCGGAAGTGCTGCAGACCGTCACCCACATGACCGCCGCCACTACCCAGGTCACGAGCGCGGTGCGGGAGCAGGCGGAGGGGTCCAAGCAGATCCGCCAGGCCATGGAGAACATCAAGAGAATCATGACCCAGGCCGCGGACTCGACCAAGGAACAGGCGGCCGGCGGCCGCCAGGTGCGCCTGTCCGTGGAGAACATGAACAAGATCGCCTCCCAGGTCGGGATCGCCACCCAGGAGCAGGCGGAGGGAAGCCGCCAGATCGTCCACGCGGTGGAGAAGATGAATTCCATGACCCAGCAGGTCTCCCATGCCACCGCCGAGCAGAAGAAGGGGGGGGAGCTGGTGGTGAGGGCCATCGAGAACATCTCGGAGATCGCCCGCGACAACCTGTCCACGGTGGAGGAGATGTCCAAGGCCACCGTCAATCTGGCCCAGCAGGCGGAGAACCTGGCCAAGTTGGTCTCGGTCTTCCGCGTGCAGTGAGAAGGGGGCAGGCCGCCCTCCGGCCCTAGGGTGCCCCGAGTTTAAGGATGGACATACAGGCTGCCCTGGAGGCGCTCCGCACCGGAGAGGAGGCGGTCCGCCGCAAGGCCGTGGACGAGCTCGGGGGCTCCGGCCGTCCCGAGGCCATCCCCCCGCTCCTTCTGGCGGTGGCGGACGAGAGCTGGCCCGTGCGGCAAGCGGCCGCCGACCACCTGGCCGCGCTCTCTCTGAAGACGCTCCTGCCCGCCCTGGAAGCCGCCCTCCGCGACGACGAGAACGCGGCCTTGCGCAACGCCGCCATCGAGACCTACGTCCGGCTGGGCCCGGCGGCGGTTCCCCCCCTCCTGACCCTCCTCGGGGACGCCGACGAAGAGGTTCGCAACTTCGCGGGCGTGATGCTGGGCTCGCTGCGTGACCGGCGCGCGGTGCCGCCGCTCATCGCCGCCCTTGGCGATCCGGACGTGAACGTCCGCCACGCGGCTGCGGCCAGCCTCGGCCAAATCGGGGACCCGGAGGCGGTGCCGCCCCTGATCGAAGCCCTGAAGTCCGAGCCCTGGCTGCAGTACCCGGCGATCCATGCCCTGGGCGAGATCGCGGACCCGCGGGCGGCCCCCGCCCTTCTCGGGCTCCTGAGCGACGACTTCTTCCGGGGGCCCGCCTTGGAGGCGTTGGGGCGGCTCGCGGATCGGGAGGCCCTGCCGCGCCTCATCCCCTACCTCTACGACCCCGAGCCCGCCCTCCGCAACATGGCCATCCGGGCGGTGGTGGACATTGAGCAGCGGGCCACCGCGGAGGGGGAGAGCCTGGATCCGGAGGTTGAGGCCGCGCTCCGGCGCGAGGACCTCGTGGACCACCTGCTCTTTACCCTCGGCGACGACGATCCCTTGAACCGGCGGACCGCGGCCATCACCCTCGGCTGGCTCAAAGAGCCGCGGGCGGAGCGCCTGCTCGTGGACCTGCTCGGCCAAGCCGGTATGCAGGAGTACGTCACCCACGCCCTCGTCTCCATCGGCTTCCAGGACCGCTCCGCCTACGTCCACGGCCTGGCCCATCCCGAGGACACGGTCCGCCAGGGGACGGTGAGATGCCTGGCTTTCATCGCGCCCGCGGGGGGGATCGACCTCGTCGCGCCCCTCATCCACGATCCCTCCGCGGAGGTGCGGGCAGAAGCGGTGGTGGCCATCGGCCGCCTGGGGGACGAGGACGCGGCCATGCTGCTCTTCGAGCTCCTGGGCGACGAGAGCGAGCTGATCCAGGAGAGCGCCATGGACGCCCTGGCCCGCATGTCCCCCGGGCGGGTGGTCCCCCTCCTCCTGCAGGCCCTCTCGAGCCCGGAGGCGGCGGTGCGCATTCGTTCCGCAGAGACCTTGGGCCTCGTCCGCGATCCCTCCACCGCCCCCGCCCTCATCGCGGTTTGTCAGGATCCCCGGGAGACCGTGCGCGCGGCCGCCATCAAAGCCCTGGGGGAGGTCGAGGCCGCGGGCGTCCTCGAGCACCTGCGCCTGGCTCTCGGGGACGAGAGCAGCCTGGTCCGGCAGCAGGCCGTGCTCTCCCTGGGCAAGCTCCAGGAGGCGGAGACCGCGGGCGACCTCATCCCCCTGCTCGCGGACCCGGATCCGCGGATGCGCTTCGTGACCCTGCGCGCCCTGGGCCAGATCCGGAACGCGGAAGCCGTTCCCCAGATGCTGCCTTTCCTGTCCGACCTCCGGAAGGAGCTGCGGTTCGCGGCCGTAGAGGCGCTGGGGACGATCCGGGCCCCGGCCGCGGTGCGGCCCCTCCTCGAGATCTTGCGCGATCCGGACCGCAACCTGCGGCGGACGGCGGCGGAGAGCCTGGGCATGATCGCGGACCCCCAGGCCGCGCCCCCCCTGCTCCTGGCCCTGGAGGACGAGCACTGGAGCGTCCGCTGCGGGGCCGCCACCGCGCTCGGGCGCATCCGGAGCGCCAAGGCCACCCCCGCCCTCCTCGGCCGCCTGGGGGACGAGGACCCGACCGTACGGCGCGCGGTGGCGGCCGCCCTGGGGGAGATCGGCGATCCCCGGGCCGCCGGCCGCCTCGTCGAGGCCATCGCCGATCCCGGACTCCAGCTCACCGCCCTCGAGGCCCTGCGCCGCCTGGGCGGAGCCGCCCTCCCCGAGATGGAGCGGGCCTTCTCCAGCTCGGGCCCGGATGCGCGGCGCCTGCTCGTGGACTTGGTGGGCAAGCTCGAGGAGCCCAACGCCCGCCGGCTCTTGCTCGCCGCCCTCGCCGACGACAGCGCCCAGGTCCGCGCGGAGGCCGCGCATGCCCTGGGCGACGGCGGTTTCCGCGAGGCCTTGCGTCCCCTGATGGACCTGAAGGCGTCGGATCCCTCCCCCGCGGTCCGCCAGGCCGCGGCCCAGGCCCTCAAGAAGCTCGCTCCCCGGTGACACCACGTTGAGGACAGCACCGGATCCGCGGGGCCGTGGACCAAGGGGAGCTCCCCCGAAGCCAGCGAGGGTTCGAGGGGGGGTGCGGCCTCCCCTCTCTGCTCACTGATGTTCCGCACCTCCGACCTCGACGCCGACCTCTCCGAGGAGGAGTTCCGCCTCCTCCGCGACTTCATCCACGAGCAGTTCGGGCTCTACTTCGACGATGGGCAGCGGCTTTCGCTCCGCGCCCGCCTGGCCGGCCGGCTTTCCTTCCTGGGCCTCCTCTCCTTCGAGGACTACTATCGCTACCTACGCTTCGGGCCCCAGCGCGCGGAGGAGCGGGAGCGCATGGTCAGCCACCTCACCAACAACGAGACCTATTTTTACCGCGAGCAGGCCCAGCTGAAGGTCTTCTCGGAGAGCGTGCTCCGGAGCATCAAGGAGCGAAAAGCCCGCACCGATGACCGCCGTCTGCGCATTCTCTCCGCCGGCTGCTCCACCGGCGAAGAGGTCATGACCCTGGCCATGATCGTCTACGACAGCGGTCAGTTCTTCTGGAACTGGGATGTGCAGGTCGTGGGCCTGGACGTGGACCGGGAGGCGCTGGAGAAGGCGCGGCGGGGCCTCTACCACCAGAACTCCTTCCGGGCCACGAGCCCTGCTCTCGTGGAGCGTCACTTCGTGAAGGAGGGGGCCGGGATCCGGATCAAGGAGCCCATCCGCCGGCTGGTGAACCTGCGCCCCGGCAACATTCTCGAGCCGGCCAGCTACCTCGACCTCATGCCCATCGACGCCCTCTTCTGCCGGAACGTGCTCATCTACTTCTCGGACGCCACCACCCTGCGGGCGGTCCGTCTGTTCCACCAGGCGCTGGCCCCCGGCGGCTACTTGTTCCTGGGTCACGCGGAGTCCCTCTCGCGGATCACGGACATGTTCACCCCCGTCCGCTTCCAGGGGGCCATGGCCTACCAGAGGCCGGAGGGGCCGCGGTGACCGCGGAGCGGATCCGGGTGCTGGTGGTGGATGACTCGGCCTTCGTGCGCCAGGCCCTCTCGCGCATACTCTCCACCGCTCCCGACATCGAGGTGGTGGGTTTGGCCGCGGACGGGCCGGAGGGGATCGAGAAGACCAAGGCTCTCGATCCGGACGTGGTGACCCTCGACGTCAAGATGCCGCGCATGGGAGGGCTCGAGGCCCTCAAGCAGATCATGGAGGAGTGCCCGGTTCCGGTGCTCCTCCTCTCGTCCCTCACCCAGGAGGGCGCCGAGATAACCCTGCGGGGGCTCGAGCTGGGGGCCTTGGACTTCGTGGACAAGTCGAGCGTGCAGGGCCACATGAACCTGGCGGGCCTGGCCGGAGAGCTCCTAACGAAGATCAGGGCCTTGGCCGGCTCGCCCCGGGCCCACGGTGCCCCCCTCCCTGCCGTCACTTGGGCCCCCGGGGCCCGCCCCCCGGAGGCGCACCGCGCGCAGGTTGTGGCCATCGGAGCCTCCACGGGCGGGCCTCCCGCCCTCCAAGCCATCATCCCCCTCCTGCCCAAGGACCTCCAGGCCGTGGTCCTGGTGGTTCAGCACATCCCCGTCGGCTTCACCCGCTCACTGGCCAACCGCCTGGACCAGCGCAGCCCCCTGCCCGTGCGGGAAGCCCGGGACGGCGAGCCGGTGATGCCGGGGCTGGTGCTCATTGCTCCCGCCGGCCTGCACATGAAGCTGCGGAGGCGGGGGTCGACGGTCAAGATCGTGCTGGATGAAGAGCCGCGCTCCAGCCTCCACCGTCCCTCCGTGGACGTGCTCATGACTTCCGTGGCCAAGGCATACGGCCCCCGGGCCCTGGGCGTGGTCCTGACCGGCATGGGCGCTGACGGGACCATCGGCCTGGGCGCCATCCGGCAGGCGGGGGGGCAGACGCTCGCGGAGAGCGAGGAGAGCTGCGTCATCTACGGGATGCCCAAGGCGGCGGTGGACGCCGGGGTCGTGGACCGGTCTGTTCCCCTGTCCGGCATGGCCGCGGAGATCCTCGCTGCGGTGTAGAATCTGCGGGACGGGCGGCGTTCGGCTCTCCGCGTCGAGCCCGGGCGGGAGGCGGATCCGGGAGGCGAGGCAACCCATGCCCTATCCGCGAGGCGATCGGCGAAGTGAAGGCTGAGGCCCGCGGGGTCGCGGCTTGAGCCTGACCGGCAACCTCGAGGATCTACCCCTCCTCGACATCCTGCAGATCGTCTCTTTCAGCAAGAAGACCGGCAACCTCTCCATCCGGACCGGCGAAGGAGAGGGGGGGATCGTCTTTCGGGAGGGTTACGTGGTCGCCGCCTTCAACTGGGACAGCGTGCCCCTCGATCCCCGGTTCGGCGCGCTCCCCGAAGCCCAAAGGTCCAGCGTAATCCGCAGCCGCATCGAGATCGCCCTCGAGCAGCTCGTCCGCCTGCGGGAAGGGCAGTTTAGCTTCAGCCTGAACGATGCCCCTCCCCGGGCGCTGGGAGGAAGAGAACTCAACCTCGAGACGCTGGTCATGGGCATCAACCCCCAGGAGCTGCTGCTGGACCTGGCCCGCGGCATCGATGAGGACCGGAGGAACTCCACGGCCTTGGTGGAGGCGTCCTTTGCCCAACCCGACGAGACCTCGGGGGACCCGGGAGCGGATCGGGAAGCGGAGGCGGTGGCCGCCTTCGTTCGCAACATGGGGACGCCGGCGGCTCCGGAGACCCCGGGAGGCCGGACCCTCCCCCCCTCCGCGAGTCCGGCCGCCCCCCCGCCGGCCATACCGTCCCGGCCCTCATCCCCGCCCGCGGCTCCGCCGGCGGTCCCGCCCGGGCCCTCGTCCCCCCCCAAGGCGGCCCCCGCCCCTGCGGCCGCACCCTCGCCCGCACCCGCCCGCGCGCCTGCGTCGCCGGCGGCCAGCCCCGAGCCCGCGGCCGGCCCCGAGGCCCGCACCCTGCTGCTCGTGGACGACGAGTCGGAGGTGCGCCGGGTACTAGCCGACTGGTTCAAGGAGGGCGGCTACGAGGTGGTCGAGGCGGAGGACCCCGAAACCGCGGTTAAGAAGGGGGGAAAGCTGGGCAGGGAGGGCGTGCCCTTCCTGCTCGTCACCGACCTCGGCATGCCCACCTCCGGCGGCTCCTCCTTCCACGGCGGCTTCGAGGTCGTCAAGCGGCTCTGGAAGATGAACCTCCGCCCTCCCGTGCTCATGATGACGGAGAGCCTGAACCCCTCGCTTCAGCTCCGGGCCCAGCAGATGGGCATCAAGAGCTTCGTCTTCAAGCCCGGGCTCTCCAAGCTGAACCCCCGGCAGTTCGAGGCCGACCTGCTCGCCTTCGCCAACAAGATCCTGGTGGACATCCTGCCCCGCATGGGGCGCGGCACCGGCCCCGTCCCCGCGGCCAAGGCCGCGAAGCCGGGAACCGCCCCCGCGGGCCAACCCGATCATTCCCCCCCCACCCACGAGGAGCTCTCGCGCCAGTTCACGATCCTCCAGCGTCGGCTGCTCGACCTACGGGAGCCCGCCGACGCCAACCAGATCGCGATCCTGGTCATGAAGGTGGCCCGGGAGTTCTTCGAGCGGGCCATCCTCTTCCTGGTCAAAAACGATGAGGCGCGCGGCCTGGGTGGCTTCGGGGCCGCGCCCAAGGGGGAGAACATCAACCTGCTCGTGCGCGAGGTGGTGATCCCCCTGGGCGAGCCCTCGCTCTTCCACGACGCTGTCCAGGCGGGCCAGCCGCTTCTGGTGCCCCTCCCCAAGGGGAGGTGGAGCGCGTACTTGATGGGGAAGATCGGCCGCTTCCAGTCGGGGACGGTGGCCCTCCTTCCCCTCATCACCCATCGGGAGACGATCGCCCTCCTCTTCGGGGACAACCCGGAGACCGGTCGGGAGTTCGGCCGTCTGGAGGCGCTCGAGGTCTTCATCAACCAGGCGGGGGTGGCCCTGGAGAACGCCTTTCTCCAGCGCAAGCTCCAGACGCTACAGAACCGGACTTGAGCCGGGGCGGCCCCGCCTCTGGTAGAATCGGGGAATCGAGGTGGCGTGATGCCCAGCGAGGACCCTTTCAAGAAGGGCCAGGACTTTCTTCAAATCGTGACCAAGGCCAAGGAGTTCACGGAGGAGCTCCTGAAGGAGAACGAGCGCCTCCGCTTCAAGCTGGCCTCGGTCAAGACCTCCGACGCCCCCTCCGGCGCTGAAGACCGGGTGCGGGAGCTCTCTCAGCGAACGCGGGAGCTGGAGGAGCGCCTGGCCGAGATGGAGGCGCGCCACAAGAAGGTGGAGGAAGAGAACAAGGAGTTTGCCGACCGCTACATCGAGATCGAGGAGCAGAACAACAACCTGGCCAACCTCTACGTGGCCTCCTACCAGCTCCACTCCACCCTCGATTACAAAGAGGTCGTGCGCATCGTCCAGGAGATCGTCATCAACCTCATCGGGGCCGAGGTCTTTCACCTCTTCATGGTGAGCGAGAAGACAGGGCACCTCGAGCTAGAGACCTCGGAAGGGGAGACCGCCCCCCTGACCTCCATCCCCCTGGGCCAAGGGCTGATCGGACAGTCCGCGCAGACGGGCGAGAACCACTTCGCGGAGAGCGTGGCCCGGCGCGACCCCACCCCCTTCGATAAGCCCCTGGCCGTGATCCCCTTGAAGATCAAGGACACCGTGATCGGCGTGATCTCCATCAACAAGCTGCTGGTTCAGAAGACGGCCTTCACCACCATGGACTACGAGCTCTTCACCCTTCTCGCCGGCCACGCCGCCACCGCCCTCTTCTCCTCCAAGCTCTACTCGGCCTCGGCGCGGAAGCTCACCACCCTCCAGGGCTTTCTGGACATGATCAAGACCCAGCCCGCGAAATAGCCCTCCCCCCCTGAGAACGGTCGCCCGGCCTTGGTCCTTATATAATTGCTATCGGAGGAGCCCTCATGTCTGAACCGCGGACCCTCGGCGAGCTGAAGCGGAGCCACCCGGGCACGAAGATCAGCGTCAAGGAGGAGATGCGCCGCAACCTGCTGCGGAAACTCGCCACCGGGGAGGGCCTGTTCCCGGGCGTTCTCGGCTACGACGACTCCGTGGTGCCCCAGCTCGTGAACGCGGTCCTCTCCAAGCACAACATGATCCTGCTCGGCCTTCGGGGCCAGGCCAAGAGCCGCCTCCTGCGCAGCCTGACCACCCTCCTCGACCCCCGGCTGCCCGTGGTCGCCGGCTGCGAGATCCACGACGACCCCTTCCGTCCCCTTTGCAAGCGGTGCCGCGATCTCGCCTCCGAGCGGGGGGACGAGACGCCGGTGGTCTTCCTGGCCCCCGAAGAGCGCTACATGGAGAAGCTCGCCACCCCCGACGTGACCATCGCCGACATCATCGGGGACGTGGATCCCATCCGCGCCGCCCGCGGCGGCCACGACCTGGCCAGCGAGCTGACCATGCACTACGGGCTCTTGCCCCGCGCCCACCGCGGCATCTTCGCCCTGAACGAGCTGCCTGACCTCGCGGGACGGATCCAGGTGGGCCTCTTCAACATCCTTCAAGAGGGGGATGTCCAGATCAAGGG of Vicinamibacteria bacterium contains these proteins:
- a CDS encoding DUF4388 domain-containing protein, coding for MSLTGNLEDLPLLDILQIVSFSKKTGNLSIRTGEGEGGIVFREGYVVAAFNWDSVPLDPRFGALPEAQRSSVIRSRIEIALEQLVRLREGQFSFSLNDAPPRALGGRELNLETLVMGINPQELLLDLARGIDEDRRNSTALVEASFAQPDETSGDPGADREAEAVAAFVRNMGTPAAPETPGGRTLPPSASPAAPPPAIPSRPSSPPAAPPAVPPGPSSPPKAAPAPAAAPSPAPARAPASPAASPEPAAGPEARTLLLVDDESEVRRVLADWFKEGGYEVVEAEDPETAVKKGGKLGREGVPFLLVTDLGMPTSGGSSFHGGFEVVKRLWKMNLRPPVLMMTESLNPSLQLRAQQMGIKSFVFKPGLSKLNPRQFEADLLAFANKILVDILPRMGRGTGPVPAAKAAKPGTAPAGQPDHSPPTHEELSRQFTILQRRLLDLREPADANQIAILVMKVAREFFERAILFLVKNDEARGLGGFGAAPKGENINLLVREVVIPLGEPSLFHDAVQAGQPLLVPLPKGRWSAYLMGKIGRFQSGTVALLPLITHRETIALLFGDNPETGREFGRLEALEVFINQAGVALENAFLQRKLQTLQNRT
- a CDS encoding GAF domain-containing protein, translated to MPSEDPFKKGQDFLQIVTKAKEFTEELLKENERLRFKLASVKTSDAPSGAEDRVRELSQRTRELEERLAEMEARHKKVEEENKEFADRYIEIEEQNNNLANLYVASYQLHSTLDYKEVVRIVQEIVINLIGAEVFHLFMVSEKTGHLELETSEGETAPLTSIPLGQGLIGQSAQTGENHFAESVARRDPTPFDKPLAVIPLKIKDTVIGVISINKLLVQKTAFTTMDYELFTLLAGHAATALFSSKLYSASARKLTTLQGFLDMIKTQPAK